A window of Methanolobus sediminis contains these coding sequences:
- the dusB gene encoding tRNA dihydrouridine synthase DusB, translated as MKIADIKIPGNILLAPMSNVTNLPFRLMCKKYGASLTYSEMISSDAVIYENEKSINRGMSCEEERPLGIQIFGNSAENMTEAALKIEKIYQPEIIDINFGCPAKLLTKDGCGSALLRSPNLIHEIVTGLVENLSTPVTAKIRILEDMEKTLEIAHLIEDAGADALTVHGRTRQQQYSGKADHSYVKKIKQELSIPVIANGDIIDETSARQVLDYTECDGIMIGRAAMGNPFLFRRISHYLEKGEMLEYKECSQRITDLREYFGLLEEYDLMHTVNIKAQAQWFTRGMRNGRHIRRSIASSKTIGEILESLDEMCKHAV; from the coding sequence ATGAAAATTGCTGATATCAAGATTCCCGGAAATATCCTGCTTGCACCAATGTCCAATGTGACAAATCTGCCGTTCCGTCTCATGTGCAAAAAATACGGTGCATCACTCACGTACTCTGAAATGATAAGCTCGGATGCTGTCATATACGAGAATGAGAAAAGCATTAACCGTGGAATGAGCTGCGAAGAAGAACGGCCTCTTGGGATTCAGATCTTTGGGAACTCTGCCGAAAATATGACGGAAGCAGCTCTAAAGATAGAAAAGATATACCAGCCTGAGATCATCGATATCAATTTTGGTTGTCCTGCAAAACTCCTGACAAAAGACGGGTGCGGTTCTGCGCTTCTAAGGTCGCCGAACCTTATTCATGAGATCGTTACAGGACTCGTAGAGAATCTGTCAACTCCTGTGACCGCAAAGATACGTATTCTTGAAGATATGGAAAAAACCCTGGAGATCGCACACCTGATAGAAGATGCAGGAGCAGATGCATTGACTGTTCATGGAAGGACAAGGCAACAGCAGTATTCCGGAAAAGCTGACCATTCCTATGTGAAAAAAATAAAGCAGGAACTCAGTATCCCTGTTATTGCTAACGGCGATATAATTGATGAGACTTCAGCCAGGCAGGTGCTGGATTATACCGAATGTGACGGGATAATGATCGGCAGGGCCGCAATGGGTAATCCTTTCCTTTTCAGGAGAATTTCTCACTACCTTGAAAAGGGTGAAATGCTGGAATATAAGGAATGCAGCCAGAGAATTACTGACCTGAGAGAGTATTTTGGGCTTTTGGAAGAATATGATTTGATGCATACCGTCAACATAAAGGCGCAAGCACAATGGTTCACCCGTGGGATGAGAAATGGCAGACATATAAGGAGAAGTATTGCCAGCTCAAAAACCATTGGAGAGATTTTGGAAAGTCTTGATGAAATGTGCAAACATGCCGTATGA
- a CDS encoding AAA family ATPase → MTKILAFVGMPASGKSEAASVLRQKGITVINMGDVIREEVVRRGLEPTDANTGGVGTDLRENEGRDAVAKRCIPKIQAANEDFIGIDGVRSVPEVERFKEAFGSDFTLVSVDSPLEIRFNRVLARKRSDDMKDISELKIRDDRELGWGMGEAMEIADVVVANNGTLDEFRDKIMALVK, encoded by the coding sequence ATGACTAAGATTTTAGCTTTTGTTGGAATGCCGGCCTCAGGCAAATCAGAGGCAGCATCTGTTCTGCGCCAGAAAGGTATCACTGTTATCAATATGGGAGATGTCATCAGGGAAGAGGTTGTGCGCAGAGGGCTTGAGCCAACCGATGCCAATACAGGTGGAGTAGGAACAGACCTGCGTGAGAATGAAGGCAGGGATGCTGTTGCAAAAAGATGTATCCCGAAGATCCAGGCTGCAAATGAGGATTTCATTGGAATCGATGGAGTTCGCAGCGTTCCTGAAGTAGAGAGATTCAAAGAGGCTTTTGGCTCAGATTTCACTCTTGTTTCCGTAGATTCTCCTCTTGAAATAAGGTTCAATCGTGTGCTTGCCCGCAAGAGAAGCGATGACATGAAAGATATTAGTGAACTTAAGATCAGGGACGACCGCGAACTTGGCTGGGGAATGGGCGAAGCAATGGAAATTGCAGACGTTGTTGTTGCGAACAATGGCACCCTTGATGAGTTCAGGGACAAGATCATGGCACTTGTGAAGTAA
- a CDS encoding RNA-binding domain-containing protein, which translates to MIKVTVSAVVNPTESKDKVFSALEQLFPEIDFDYEESSEYSGKFTGESDIYALKDIHFKIREEEIIDTSRTRLNVGRSEDGLSTSFIISKQVATVGRLNYPAHEEPLGSINVTVTADNEGEMQRFYDWLTPPTEDGVPDFEMNIKDV; encoded by the coding sequence ATGATAAAAGTTACAGTTTCAGCAGTCGTGAACCCTACAGAGAGCAAGGACAAAGTTTTCTCAGCTCTGGAACAGCTTTTCCCTGAGATAGATTTTGATTACGAGGAAAGCTCAGAGTACAGCGGTAAGTTCACCGGAGAGAGTGATATCTATGCGCTGAAGGATATTCACTTCAAGATAAGAGAGGAAGAGATAATCGATACTTCACGCACAAGACTTAATGTCGGTCGGTCAGAGGACGGCCTGTCAACTTCTTTTATCATCAGCAAGCAGGTTGCGACCGTTGGCCGCCTGAATTATCCTGCACATGAAGAACCTCTTGGTTCTATTAATGTTACCGTAACAGCCGATAATGAAGGAGAAATGCAAAGGTTCTACGACTGGCTGACACCTCCAACAGAAGATGGTGTTCCTGATTTTGAAATGAATATAAAGGACGTTTAA
- a CDS encoding sugar phosphate isomerase/epimerase family protein: MDVRNLSFSSRAAVGDQFNWAYELEDMGYAGWEIVQEGSQTLSDENIHLVREISETTNLTLTMHLPFSDMNLAGLNKGIHDEIMRQMKKCLDMGSDFVNLAVVHPGYLSPYGSQVQDQAWKKNVESIQQLCDCAADMGIVIAVENMPRMPKIYGMNPDEMLVILKDVNRENAGITLDVGHANTNGFVDEFVEKCLGKIKHMHIHDNHGKRDEHLPLGQGTVDWKKFMESISGYKGMMVTEMMNLDEGRQCIEFLKSL; encoded by the coding sequence ATGGATGTCAGGAACCTGAGTTTTTCATCACGTGCAGCAGTTGGTGACCAGTTCAACTGGGCTTACGAACTTGAGGATATGGGATACGCTGGCTGGGAAATTGTCCAGGAAGGCTCACAGACCCTTAGTGATGAGAATATCCATCTGGTACGTGAGATATCCGAAACAACAAACCTTACTCTTACAATGCACCTGCCGTTCTCTGATATGAACCTCGCAGGTCTCAATAAGGGCATTCATGACGAGATTATGCGTCAGATGAAGAAATGTCTTGACATGGGTTCTGATTTTGTGAACCTTGCTGTGGTTCACCCGGGTTATCTTTCCCCATACGGAAGTCAGGTTCAGGACCAGGCCTGGAAGAAGAATGTTGAGTCAATCCAGCAACTTTGCGATTGTGCAGCAGACATGGGAATCGTAATTGCAGTTGAGAATATGCCCAGGATGCCAAAGATCTACGGCATGAACCCCGATGAGATGCTGGTTATTCTGAAAGATGTCAACAGGGAAAATGCCGGAATTACTCTTGATGTAGGCCACGCCAATACTAATGGATTTGTTGATGAGTTCGTGGAAAAGTGCCTCGGAAAGATCAAACACATGCACATCCACGATAACCATGGAAAACGTGATGAGCACCTTCCTCTGGGACAGGGAACCGTAGACTGGAAAAAGTTCATGGAAAGCATTTCAGGTTACAAAGGTATGATGGTCACTGAAATGATGAATCTCGATGAGGGCAGGCAGTGTATTGAGTTTTTGAAAAGTCTCTGA
- a CDS encoding ribbon-helix-helix domain-containing protein produces the protein MPKVSLDIPQELLDDLNKHVGDNKKFVTQADAIRTAVRKMLDQLDDIDRRHGRLDE, from the coding sequence ATGCCAAAAGTGAGTCTTGACATTCCCCAGGAGCTTCTTGACGACCTCAACAAACATGTCGGAGATAACAAGAAGTTCGTCACACAAGCTGATGCCATAAGGACAGCCGTGCGCAAAATGCTTGACCAGCTCGACGATATAGACCGCAGGCACGGCAGGCTGGACGAGTAG
- a CDS encoding ATP-binding protein: protein MRDKDILSFAGDMDDELDIEIPANDKKPSAKEEDDFEELVPETNSKTYMQNGVSDEAFGIITTGIDPLEITEAGARITGYITTSHRQKVRLGTYVMVPYGDEDLFARIWKLQYLQEYAVDDATEIHSRRMLQSNTTDEVDYKFLAYLDPICILYESKSKGNSLDRRMSDRIPRPNTPIFPVTDKKKIQTGLNIPEEGIFMGQLSVGGELVKTHAVPPTVPYYLRNDYSMGDPLIFRHMLVCGSTGTGKTFLTKNLLRQFMSENNRYKLRGSEERRNPCLVIMDPQDEYSQLFEDNPEITDDDDFKFRAEKVNFGACKNTKTFVAKINGEAYTGRSRAEQIEFTIPFEMVQNNSWLIAPVGMTELQYVGVDLLLEDYFKKPGQHTYSGFMDFIDNDVTRDLYVESGKIHESSYDGIVRRVKNRALARVFDQPARPISEILGQIFKPGQVSVFPTEYITNSRIRDIITLTLMSTIVDNKLNTSGEAAVKETPIILGLDEAHRYLAKAGGEHSRRLISKFADAARQGRKEGLGLFLITQDPQDIDDTIFKQINTRIILNLSNDAAISTMKVKKEFEKRIPYLKKGQMIVQSPDNSDMVEIMGLSRCVVKHV, encoded by the coding sequence ATGAGAGATAAGGACATACTTTCTTTTGCAGGCGACATGGATGATGAGCTGGATATTGAGATTCCGGCAAACGACAAAAAACCGAGTGCAAAGGAAGAAGATGATTTTGAGGAACTTGTGCCTGAAACAAATAGCAAGACATACATGCAGAATGGAGTTTCAGATGAGGCATTCGGTATAATAACCACAGGAATCGACCCGCTGGAGATCACAGAAGCCGGTGCAAGAATTACCGGATATATTACAACATCACACCGTCAGAAAGTGAGACTTGGAACCTATGTCATGGTTCCATATGGAGATGAAGACCTTTTTGCAAGGATATGGAAACTCCAGTACCTTCAGGAATATGCTGTAGACGATGCAACCGAGATTCACTCACGCAGGATGCTACAATCAAATACAACAGATGAGGTTGACTACAAGTTCCTAGCTTATCTTGACCCTATTTGCATCCTTTACGAGTCAAAGAGCAAAGGAAACAGCCTTGACAGGAGAATGAGCGACAGGATACCACGGCCAAATACTCCCATTTTTCCTGTAACTGATAAAAAGAAGATACAGACAGGTCTCAATATTCCTGAGGAAGGAATTTTTATGGGACAACTGAGTGTTGGTGGGGAACTTGTCAAGACTCATGCTGTTCCTCCTACAGTTCCCTATTACCTTAGAAACGATTACTCAATGGGTGACCCACTGATCTTCAGGCACATGTTAGTCTGCGGAAGCACAGGTACGGGAAAGACTTTCCTCACAAAGAACCTGCTGCGTCAGTTCATGAGTGAGAATAACCGTTACAAGCTCCGTGGTTCTGAGGAGAGGAGAAATCCCTGTCTTGTGATTATGGACCCTCAGGATGAGTATTCTCAGCTTTTTGAGGACAATCCTGAGATCACAGATGATGATGACTTCAAATTCAGAGCTGAAAAAGTTAATTTCGGTGCCTGCAAGAATACAAAAACCTTTGTTGCAAAAATCAATGGTGAAGCTTACACTGGCAGGTCCAGAGCAGAGCAAATAGAGTTTACCATTCCCTTTGAAATGGTGCAGAATAATTCGTGGCTCATAGCACCAGTAGGAATGACAGAGTTGCAGTATGTTGGAGTTGACCTGCTGCTTGAAGATTATTTCAAGAAACCCGGACAACACACTTACAGTGGCTTCATGGACTTTATCGACAACGATGTGACCAGAGACCTGTATGTTGAAAGCGGAAAGATACACGAATCTTCCTATGATGGTATCGTGCGCAGGGTAAAGAACCGTGCTCTTGCAAGAGTGTTTGACCAGCCTGCAAGGCCGATAAGTGAGATTCTCGGACAGATATTCAAGCCCGGACAGGTTAGTGTGTTCCCAACCGAGTATATCACAAACTCACGCATACGTGACATCATTACCCTCACTTTGATGAGTACAATAGTGGATAACAAACTGAACACTTCCGGTGAGGCTGCAGTTAAGGAAACTCCGATAATCCTGGGACTTGATGAAGCTCACCGCTATCTTGCAAAGGCAGGTGGAGAACACTCAAGAAGACTAATCTCCAAGTTTGCAGATGCTGCTCGCCAGGGAAGAAAAGAAGGACTTGGATTATTCCTTATTACCCAGGATCCGCAGGATATTGACGATACCATCTTCAAGCAGATCAACACGCGCATAATCCTCAATCTCAGTAACGATGCGGCAATCAGTACCATGAAGGTTAAAAAAGAATTTGAGAAGCGTATTCCTTACCTGAAAAAAGGACAAATGATTGTGCAGAGCCCTGATAACAGTGATATGGTTGAGATTATGGGACTCTCAAGGTGTGTTGTGAAGCATGTTTGA
- a CDS encoding DNA double-strand break repair nuclease NurA: protein MTLEPVHIKEIHEIVDRIDKCFKKDDNDSDDNEKVRNILERLRKLEYNDKVVLKSIGPVRRGKASIEKMLQSEDPYPVSYSCDSGSTTAKTFDNGLYIDFCHCAIACTPTDLDIHSKRTIVAAAYTLSDKVYLNTSHDWESFDGGCGRKKIIRVQPGLLNKKVTDILHDIALYLSESEHILWMLESIGNDDFFIMDGPIYPKRIMYWMVVNSEDVDISIDPSSRKIIQNYIDIMDHHIENMKPLVGFVKNPEDMQIMLALRKQEPELDLPWLVDAQFFKNALSLERTGMKRKEAEKYITYTNWFVQPNQFYEKMLKSTSPLVAEMASSKFDAEDYALSFFMAYVPKLNTIFKIESPYGLVKNEELRNRMTRKVLYDLALNGIPKTLSKADSIAKIPVPERKNIIDRFRNSKIDTNYNSIRWDEKDER, encoded by the coding sequence ATGACCCTTGAGCCGGTTCACATAAAAGAGATACATGAAATCGTCGACCGCATCGATAAATGTTTCAAAAAAGATGATAACGACAGCGATGATAATGAAAAAGTGAGAAATATACTTGAAAGGCTCAGGAAACTTGAATACAATGACAAGGTGGTTTTAAAGTCAATAGGACCTGTCAGACGTGGAAAAGCAAGCATAGAGAAAATGCTGCAATCTGAAGACCCATATCCTGTCTCTTATTCCTGCGACAGTGGAAGCACTACTGCCAAGACATTTGATAATGGGCTGTATATCGATTTCTGCCATTGTGCAATAGCCTGTACACCCACTGACCTTGATATCCATAGTAAAAGAACCATTGTTGCAGCGGCTTACACTTTGAGCGATAAGGTATATCTTAATACCAGCCATGACTGGGAATCTTTTGACGGTGGCTGTGGAAGAAAAAAGATAATTCGAGTACAACCCGGACTTCTCAATAAAAAAGTCACTGACATATTACACGACATCGCCCTCTATCTTTCAGAATCTGAGCACATATTATGGATGCTTGAAAGCATTGGAAATGATGATTTTTTCATAATGGATGGTCCCATTTATCCTAAAAGAATAATGTACTGGATGGTGGTCAATTCCGAAGATGTGGATATTAGCATCGATCCCAGCAGCAGGAAGATCATTCAGAATTACATCGACATAATGGACCATCATATTGAGAACATGAAGCCTCTGGTGGGTTTTGTAAAGAACCCGGAGGACATGCAGATCATGCTGGCACTGAGAAAGCAGGAGCCTGAACTTGACCTTCCGTGGCTTGTAGATGCACAATTTTTCAAGAACGCATTGTCACTTGAAAGAACCGGAATGAAGAGGAAAGAAGCTGAAAAATATATCACTTATACCAACTGGTTCGTGCAGCCAAACCAGTTCTATGAAAAGATGTTGAAATCAACATCACCTCTTGTTGCTGAAATGGCCAGCAGCAAATTCGATGCAGAGGATTATGCCCTCAGTTTCTTCATGGCATATGTCCCAAAGCTTAACACGATCTTTAAAATCGAATCACCTTATGGATTGGTGAAGAACGAGGAACTGAGAAACCGGATGACAAGAAAAGTGCTCTACGACCTGGCACTTAACGGAATACCAAAGACACTGTCAAAGGCAGATTCAATAGCAAAGATACCGGTGCCTGAACGGAAGAATATCATAGACAGATTCAGGAATTCAAAGATTGATACTAATTACAACAGCATAAGATGGGATGAGAAGGATGAGAGATAA
- a CDS encoding sodium:solute symporter family protein, translating into MESYQIFLILMAVYLLGLIGIGLYFTKKQKSVTDFWLAGRKISALGIGFSAASSWMTAGGILAVIGLYMVLGMGSIWSFVAPNILALLLIALFVGKIKHLPAITQPELLEQRFSSSIRAPVAIIIAIVMALFAVADIKGFSLVLSIFFGLEPIYAAAIVALAISVYVTLGGFSAVIWTDVVQFVMLATFSLIIAFVLVGAATSGSADVSAMSTSDLFGDMPSGWWNPLIVGVPAVLIAIFAIIPGWITEQDPWQRIWAAKDEKSARNGMILGSFLIFLIFGVACTAIAVSLNHIYPEIPASFSEIGMGAMAAAEPALLVYIVSSLSPVAIGLCAVGLAAAAMSSADTFATSGGSCISRDIYQRYIKPDATMKQMMTINRISVLIIVALATVLSFYIDSIIDVIHIATFIASAAYFFPLMGGLYWKRATKQGALAGLIVGAVVQIGLTAIDLANTAPFATAYLDTIHPVLSNHGVIVGMALSGVAFFGVSLATKPSDTVNLAPFFADEAEKLEKEALIVDESDPEYKKLVKVIEKEVTGDRAIVKLNLEASATINWDRFVNELKNIHPSWVTPTGRDSVYRLTKADMLACVSLTRGDSEKEIWFAAEPMATDFDLSEKEFLIAFKQVAEAFANIGLLLTLPSDN; encoded by the coding sequence ATGGAAAGTTATCAGATATTCCTTATATTAATGGCAGTCTATTTGCTTGGACTGATAGGTATAGGATTATATTTCACAAAAAAACAGAAGTCTGTAACTGATTTCTGGCTTGCAGGCCGTAAGATCAGTGCATTAGGTATTGGTTTCTCAGCAGCATCTTCATGGATGACTGCAGGTGGCATACTGGCCGTAATTGGTCTTTACATGGTGCTTGGAATGGGTTCCATCTGGAGTTTCGTAGCACCTAACATTCTTGCACTGTTATTGATTGCCCTGTTTGTAGGTAAAATAAAACATCTGCCTGCGATCACACAACCTGAACTTCTTGAGCAGAGGTTCAGCAGCTCTATCCGTGCTCCTGTGGCAATAATCATTGCTATTGTTATGGCTCTCTTTGCAGTTGCTGACATTAAGGGATTCTCATTGGTTCTCAGCATCTTCTTCGGTCTGGAACCTATCTATGCAGCAGCAATTGTAGCTCTTGCAATTTCAGTATATGTAACACTTGGAGGTTTCTCAGCAGTTATCTGGACTGATGTGGTACAGTTTGTGATGCTTGCTACATTCTCACTTATCATTGCCTTCGTGCTCGTGGGTGCAGCAACATCCGGTTCCGCCGATGTTTCTGCAATGTCAACTTCAGACCTTTTCGGTGACATGCCTTCTGGATGGTGGAATCCATTAATAGTAGGTGTTCCGGCAGTCCTTATCGCAATCTTTGCTATCATTCCTGGATGGATCACAGAACAGGACCCATGGCAGAGAATCTGGGCAGCAAAAGATGAAAAATCTGCAAGGAACGGTATGATCCTTGGTTCCTTCCTAATCTTCCTTATTTTCGGTGTGGCATGTACAGCAATTGCAGTAAGTCTTAACCACATTTACCCTGAAATTCCAGCTTCGTTCTCAGAGATCGGAATGGGTGCAATGGCAGCAGCAGAACCAGCTCTTCTTGTCTACATTGTAAGCTCACTTTCACCAGTAGCAATTGGTCTTTGTGCAGTGGGTCTTGCAGCCGCTGCAATGTCTTCTGCAGATACATTTGCAACATCAGGTGGTTCATGTATTTCACGTGACATTTACCAGAGATACATAAAACCTGACGCAACAATGAAGCAGATGATGACAATAAACAGGATAAGTGTCCTTATTATTGTAGCACTGGCAACTGTTCTTTCATTCTACATTGACAGTATCATCGATGTAATCCATATTGCAACTTTCATTGCAAGTGCAGCCTACTTCTTCCCTCTTATGGGAGGTCTCTACTGGAAGCGTGCAACAAAGCAGGGTGCTCTTGCAGGGCTTATTGTTGGTGCAGTTGTACAGATAGGACTGACAGCTATTGATCTTGCAAATACTGCTCCATTTGCAACAGCTTATCTTGATACAATTCACCCTGTACTCTCAAATCACGGTGTTATTGTAGGAATGGCGCTCAGTGGAGTTGCTTTCTTTGGTGTATCTCTTGCAACAAAGCCATCTGATACTGTAAACCTTGCTCCGTTCTTTGCTGATGAAGCAGAGAAGCTTGAGAAAGAGGCTCTTATTGTTGATGAGTCTGATCCGGAATACAAGAAGCTTGTCAAGGTGATTGAAAAGGAAGTTACCGGAGACCGTGCAATTGTCAAACTCAACCTCGAAGCATCTGCAACGATCAACTGGGACAGGTTTGTAAATGAACTCAAAAACATTCACCCATCATGGGTAACTCCTACAGGTAGGGATTCTGTTTACAGGCTCACCAAGGCCGATATGCTTGCATGTGTTTCACTTACCCGTGGAGACAGTGAGAAAGAGATATGGTTTGCAGCAGAACCAATGGCAACCGATTTTGACCTGAGTGAAAAAGAGTTCCTTATTGCTTTCAAGCAGGTTGCAGAGGCATTTGCAAACATTGGATTGTTGCTGACATTGCCTTCTGACAATTAA